A single region of the Dehalococcoides mccartyi genome encodes:
- a CDS encoding nickel-dependent hydrogenase large subunit — protein MQKIVIDPITRIEGHLKIEATVDGGEVKDAKCVGTLFRGFEIFMKDRDPRDAVHITQRICGVCPTSHGTTAALNLDSAFGVADKIPNNGRILRNLIQGANYIASHIVHFYHLAALDFVDVTEVADYDGTDPELLKVKDFIARALAAGDMSMLAPFYPRYEGDYRLPKKVAQAAVAHYVEALNMRRLAHELSAIYSGRMPHSVAVVAGGVTSHPSIDSISNFMSKLNTLRHFIDNVYLPDVIAVAETYPDYFGIGVGCGNLLSYGVFDLEANGTNLATRQRLFTQGVVSASDLKLRTFDPNKITESIKYSWFSGETNEYPLNEVTEPEFTKPDGYSWLKAPRYENTPYEVGPLARMVVNYVAGDPVVQKMVNDTLAHFGAGPAALFSTLGRHAARALECKIVADEMVKWAMELKIGEPVCADYEIPESAEGMGLWEAPRGALGHWIKIENHKISNYQCVVPSTWNCSPKDNQGVYGPVEQALVGTKVRDNDNPFELVRIVRSFDPCLACAVHLVSPTGNEISRFRVY, from the coding sequence GAAGCCACCGTAGACGGCGGTGAGGTTAAAGATGCCAAATGTGTCGGCACTCTGTTCCGCGGCTTTGAAATATTTATGAAAGACCGTGACCCGCGTGATGCTGTTCATATTACCCAGCGTATCTGCGGCGTCTGCCCCACATCCCACGGCACTACCGCCGCTTTAAACTTGGACTCCGCCTTTGGCGTAGCTGACAAAATACCGAATAACGGGCGGATACTCCGCAACCTTATTCAGGGTGCTAACTATATTGCTTCCCATATAGTTCATTTTTACCATCTGGCCGCTCTGGATTTCGTAGACGTAACCGAAGTAGCCGATTATGATGGTACTGATCCTGAACTTTTAAAAGTAAAGGATTTTATTGCCCGGGCTCTGGCTGCCGGTGATATGTCCATGCTGGCTCCCTTCTACCCCAGATACGAAGGTGATTACCGCCTTCCCAAGAAGGTTGCCCAGGCCGCAGTTGCCCATTATGTTGAAGCTTTGAACATGCGCCGTCTGGCTCACGAACTTTCCGCTATTTACAGCGGACGCATGCCGCACAGTGTAGCAGTGGTAGCCGGCGGTGTTACTTCACACCCCAGCATAGACAGCATCTCAAACTTTATGAGCAAGCTGAATACCCTGCGTCACTTTATTGACAATGTATATCTGCCTGACGTTATTGCAGTAGCCGAAACCTATCCTGATTACTTCGGTATCGGTGTGGGTTGCGGCAATCTGCTCAGCTATGGTGTGTTTGATCTTGAAGCAAACGGCACTAATCTGGCTACCCGCCAGAGACTCTTCACTCAGGGTGTGGTCTCCGCTTCTGACCTGAAACTCCGCACCTTTGATCCCAACAAGATTACCGAATCAATCAAATACAGCTGGTTCAGCGGTGAAACCAATGAATACCCCCTGAACGAAGTAACCGAACCTGAATTTACCAAGCCGGACGGCTATTCCTGGCTGAAAGCCCCCCGATACGAGAATACCCCCTACGAAGTAGGCCCTCTGGCTCGTATGGTGGTTAACTACGTAGCCGGTGACCCCGTGGTTCAGAAGATGGTAAACGATACCTTGGCTCATTTCGGTGCCGGCCCTGCCGCCCTTTTCAGCACACTCGGCAGACATGCCGCCCGTGCCCTTGAATGCAAGATCGTAGCTGATGAAATGGTCAAGTGGGCTATGGAACTCAAGATTGGCGAACCTGTGTGCGCTGATTACGAAATACCCGAAAGTGCCGAAGGCATGGGTCTCTGGGAAGCTCCCCGCGGTGCTCTTGGCCACTGGATAAAGATTGAAAACCACAAGATAAGCAACTACCAGTGCGTAGTGCCCTCCACTTGGAACTGTTCACCCAAAGATAATCAGGGTGTTTACGGTCCTGTTGAGCAGGCTCTTGTCGGTACTAAGGTACGTGATAACGATAATCCGTTTGAGCTGGTTCGCATTGTCCGCTCGTTTGACCCGTGTCTGGCTTGTGCCGTTCATCTGGTCTCACCCACCGGCAATGAAATCAGCCGCTTCCG